CACAGGGTCCGGTGCCTTCCATGCAGCAGGTCCAGGCCTGCTGCGTACATCCGGAGCACCACGACCCCTAAGGCGGTTGATGTTGCGCGACGGTAGGCCGTTTACTGCGCCAACCAGGGACTTGGCACAATGTCTTTTCCTTATAACAGAAGATACCCCTGTTTTAAGGTACCGACAACATAAAACTTGCGTAGATTGTCCATACTCCAGCTATGATCTGGCTGTACACTTGTTTGGATGGTTAGCTTACAGGCGTACGGTGAAGTTTTCTTAGAGATGATGTACGACTGTTCGAGCTTGCCTCTTGCTTCAACCGAGGTGACCGTATGGGACCAGGCCCGTATAGGGACCAGGCCGTCTTCGTCGAATTCTTTGTTCGTTGCCTCTTGGTATCTAGCGATTGTGCTAACGACTTCAGCCACGTAGGCTTCGAGTAAATCTTTGGTCGCGAGCTCGTCTATCTCCGGTGCTAAGTTGCTCTGTACACTGAGACTTGAAATTTAATTCTTGTGGCGTCGTTGCCTCAGCACCATACATCAGCTTGAAGGGGGTGAACCATTTGCATCTGGTTTCTGTTGTATTTAGGCCCTATATGACTTTGGATAGTTGGTCGGGCCATTTACCCTTCGTGTCATCATGTAGCCCTTCTTAACTGTTGTAAAGATTTTTTCCATTCGCGCTTTCTACTACTTATAGAGGATCATTTGACTAGTCTAAACTATCCTTAGATACATAGAGCTTATCCATTTAGCCGGGAccgaaatggaccaactcctgagATTTTGATTTCACGATCACGCGCTCCACACGAAGTTGCTTCGTCTCGACGCACCCTTCGCGATGATGCCACGTGTCGCCTCCAATTACTGTCGGAACAGCACCGTCGAGTTTTGAAGCCCAaactcaacaaaaactagaagttcGGTGGTTTTGAGACTCAACCACCGAAATCGCAGTGAGTAGCCGCATGCGCGTTCCCCACGTCCTGGACATGTGTTCCACCAGTCTTCGACCACGCCGGCGACACGATCCGCTCTTCCACGTCCTTGCATTCGTGCGTGTCTCAGGTGTCATCCACCATGGCTAGTCGCCCCGCTTCTCCGGTCCCTCAGTCAAGTCCCAGTGCTAGTGCTAGTCCTACGTCGCTCCCGGACCATCGGCACGAACCCACATGACCTTCACCTCGTCGTCGACCACCGTCACACACAAGCCTGCAGTCATGGTGGCACAGCACAAGCTCTCATAGTCTAGTTAGTCCAAGACTCACACCAAAACActacccgttgacaatcactcatcatcaacccgaatCACAAGGGATAAGTCAACATTTTGTTCGCAGACAGGCTCTGGCTCCGCTAAAAATGGCTCCAACCACGTCTTCTCTGTAGGAGTAGCTCATCTATAGGAGTCACTGTTTTTGCAAATCGTTTGGGGAAACAGCTCCTCTGATATTTTTTTAATTTTGTGTATGAGTCAAAATGTTTACAACGCCCTTGTTAGACATTTGCACGAACACCTTGTGCGCCTAGTATTTGAAGCGCCCACGAGGAACACTACACCGACAACACTACGCGTGTTAGGAATATTTGCACGAACGCTCGCGCGCTCGCGGTGCACACCATGTACTGCCTGCGTGCTCGCGCTACCACCTCCTGCGCTTGCCGCGGTACGCGCTCGTGCTACCGCCCGCACCCCACCACCCACACACAAGCTCATGTCCTGACGTCGGACATGCGCCGAGATCACACCCTTTTGTCAGTCAAGCACCAACACCAGGCGAGAGAAGGGCATCATGAAGTTGCTCGAAGCCACCTTTTCGGGCTCTAGCTTCCGACACCGAAAGTGACTCCTGCTCTCGGTACGGAGCCGTTTTCGGCGTGCCGTTTGGGAGGGCTCTAGCGAGGAGCTGGAGCCGAAGCCGCCGGAGAGCCCTCCCAAATCGACATAAGTACGGTTCCATTTCCATACAATTAATAAGGAGGCCAGTGTCCCAGTAACTATGTAATCACATTTCTAAAAATATAGCCTACTCCTAGTTGTACTCCAACTCTTGTCTCAATATACCAAGGGCAGCTCCAAATGATAGTACCCTTGAAGAAGTTGTCAAACTATTGAGAGTGCGGGGTGCCCTAACAAACAAAAATCACTTACCGTTACCGTCCCTCCAGCACTGAGACGCTCGTGCTATTCATGGAGCTGTTTGTGTTTTCTCCTGTCGCTTGGGCTTCTAAATACCACTGCGAGAAGCACAGGGGCTGCTTTGGGATCGAAAGCAACGTGGTTTCGTTCTCCAGCATGAACACAACGGTTGACATGAGTGGCCTACTGTTTGGATTGTCTTGCACACACAAGAGTCCTATGTGTATGCACCTCATAGCTTCACTTGCCGAACAACTTTCAAGCAGGGATGAGTCCACCAAATCCATTGCTCTGCCACCATTCCATAGGCTCCATGCCTGGACCAATTCAAGAAAATCCGTAGAATATCGGCATGTTTCGTTTGAATTACAAAAAAAAAGTTTAAAGAATGCCAGCATACTTACATAGGCTAATAGGCTAGGGAAGCTCGTGGAGTGGGTGGAAGTGATCTTCAGACCACTTACGATCTCCAACAGTATGACACCGAGGCTGTATGTATCAGACATGACTGAAAAAGCTCCATCCATTGCGTATTCAGGAGACATGTAACCACTGCTTAGAAATTTAAAACAATTAGCAGTGTGTATTAAAAAAAACTGGATAAGTATAGAAAAAACAAGAGCTCTGGATGATTACTTACTACGTCCCAACAACTCGGGTAGTGTTTGCTTCCTGTTGGTTCCCTCCGAAGATTCTCGCGATACCAAAATCTGATATCTTTGGGTTCATATCCGCGTCCAACAATATGTTGCTTGTCTTGAGATCTCGGTGCACGATTGTCAGTCTCGAATCCTGGTGCAGGTAAAGGACTCCCCTTGATATCCCTTTGATTATCCTGAACCTTGTCGGCCAATCAAGGGCGTTCTTCCTCGCAGCATCTATATACAAACAATGGTATTATGAGCAAGTAAGCGAGCAaattatagtagtagtagtagctacGACTAAACTCTAAAGTGCAACTAGTTTGTACATACCGAAGATGAAGGAATCCAAGCTTTTGTTTGGTAAATATTCGTAAACGAGCAGCTTCTCATCTCCATGGATGCAGCAACCAAGGAGCCTGACAAGGTTCCTGTGCTGCAATTTCGCAATCAGAACTACTTCATTTCTGAATTCGTCTATGCCTTGTCCAGAGCCCTGGCTGAGCCTTTTGATTGCAACCACTCTATCTTCGCCCAGAATACCCTGCATGATTTCACTTCACCATCAGTGAGTTGAACAGGCAATGTTATGATTTCCATGCTGTCATGGTTTAAAGACTATTTAATTTATTACTACCTTATAAACTTTCCCAAAGCCTCCTTCCCCGAGCATATTCTCTTCAGCAAAATTATTTGTTGCAGAAACAATATCTCCAAAGCTGAAAAACGGCAGGTCGAGATTTTCGTCGCCAAGGGTATTTGTCTCGTCCAAGTGTCTTACTATGGTCTTGTGCTGGATATCATCCATGCTTCGACGTTTGCCTAACAGAAATATTAGTGTTGCTGCTCAGTATGAATTACCATTGACTTTCAAGTAGTGAAGTGACTATAGTTCTACCTCTAAGCTTGTGCTTGCGCCATATCCAAACAAGGAGCATCCCCATGAGCGCAAGCAGACATGCCGTAACTAGTGGCAAGATTATTATTACCACATTCCTCTTCTTCTCAACTGCAGAAATATGCATGCTGCACCATGAGAGCATATATATATAGATGATAAAACTTGCCCATGATTCATTTCAAACCGGGATATGTATGTATCTCTGCGGCTGTGCTCACCTAATTCAGACTTTGCCAACCTCAGGTAGATATCCTGGCCTTTGCCTACGTAACGAACATCCACGATTGCGTCCGTCCACATGACGCAGCCATGGCCACCGCCTCCTCCTCGGATGTCAGCGGCGGCGTAGGCCACGCACGAGCAGTTGGCAAGGCACCTCGCCCTGCACTGCTCCAGCGTCGCGCCCATGTCCACCGTCGCGTTGTCCgtgtcggggagcttcactgcccGCACCATCTTGAACCCGTCCGTCGTCGTCCCGTTGCCGCACTCCAGCGGCACGTTCCTCCGGCACCCGCCACGGGTCTCCCTCATGGACCACTGCGAGGGGTTCACGGGGCTGAACCCCACGGCGCAGCTGCAGAACAGCGTGGACCCCGACTTCACGTCGCACAGGCCGAACGCGCCGCACTTGGCGTAGTTGTCGCAGACGTCCCTCGGCGCCTGCGTGAAGACGTTCCACACCCGGCTAACCGGGTCCCACCCCAGCTGCTGCACCATGCCGACCTCGTTCAGCACGAGGCGGCAGAAGGGCGCGCCGGCCGCGGTGTTGAAGACGTACGCGATCTCATCGGGGCGGACGACGAGCTGGGTGGAGTACATGTCCTTGTACGACGCCGTCTCGGGGATGCCACTGAACCACAGCCCGTTCCAGGGCCCCGTTCGGTACTTCTTGACGCTGCCCTTCCACGAGACGGAGTCCAGGAGGCCGCCCCTGGTGTCCAGCACACGACGGTAGCCCCCCGGCGTCGGGTCGTTCGACGCACGCCACGACGTGAGGAACCACTCGGCGCCAGTCCGCGGGTCCTTACCGAATCTCATGCCGGCGAGCAAGGTGTTCGACGGGTGGTCGAATGACTGCCAAAGCACGTCGCGGCCGCTCTGGTCGCGCACCACTAGGTTGCCGGACTCGAGCAGCTGCGCCTGCGCCACGACAGGCGGAGCAGAAGAACTCGTCGAGTCGACGGAAGACCACGCGGTGCGGCCAGAGCCGTCGAGAAGGCGGAGGCTCCCGGTGCTGCCGATGACCAGTACACCTCCTGAGGTGTTGCTGAGGAACGTTTCACGGTTGGCCACCCAACAGATGGCCTCCGGCGATGCTGTGAACCAGATGCCGAGGTATCTCTTGGTTGGCACCCCGGTCGGGGAGAAGAAACCAAGGGTGAAGGACCCGCCGGCCGAGACCAGCGTTGCACCGTCGGTGATGTTGCTGCCGCTGTCCAGTGTGTCAGACGCGGTGACGGCGGCGGATGTTGTGAGGCAAAGGATAATGGGGAAGATCGTCAGGGCAGTAAGGCACAAAAGTCGCGTCATTCCGGTCGCCCCTAGAAACTGACTTGATGAGGTTTGTTGCAGTAGCTATTGGCTCATGGAATGTCAGATATATAGGGAGATAAAGAGGTGCACCACCTTAATACACATGTAACATGTATTGAAGTGAATACGAGAGTATCTAAACATGAGCTAAGTCGATTATCGGTTCTGGTTTATATTGACTATGTGCAACATGTTCTCCTAGCTTATGATACGCAGGTATAAAGCACAACTGCACAAAGACGTTGGGTAATGCAATTGGTAAACCATCTGTAGATCAGTCCGATCACTTACGTAGTTATGTGACAACTGATAATGTGGCTACTAGCCGCCCAATCTGCTGTTGCACTGCTtacttgaggcagaggagatggacaCGAGCCGCTGCTGTTGTCGATCTGAAGTTACACTGAACAGCTAGATGATAATCGAAGCATAAACACAGTCGCAGAGGAACGCAGAGCTGTCAAAGGATTCAGATCACAGCAAAATACTAGCTAGTACTCCAGTTGATCAGAACAGAGAAACTGTTGTTGATCTGACAATAGTAGGTTGCTGTTGCTCTGAACTAGACATGACGCATGACTTGGAATTCGAGCAACAGTTCCGACAAGAGAAAAGAAAAGTGAACACCAGGCTATGATGCGCCCGTCGCTTGCCACCGATCGGCGTCGACTCCATTGACGACAGTCCTTCATCAATCGATCGTACGTAGTAGCTGCTGTGCTTCACGCCATGCCGTATATGATGTCCTCTCGCCGCTTGTCATCTTCATTGGCTCGCGGTCACAGTCATCCCCAGTGATACTATCGGCATTGCAGCAACTTGGTGTACTTGAGGAAGTAGCTACATCGTTGCTATCTCGAACGAGCCTCAAGATGAAGGCTCAAGCTCCAGTGCTCCACCACCCATAGGCATGCAAGAACATTTGTGAGGGAAAAAAAAGACTGATCAACAACATGTGTTCTCAGTTCTCACCATGGATGATCAGCTCATCCGTCGACACGTGTGGGAGCAGGGAGCTCATCATGCTGCTTTGACTGGATTGGTAAATACGATGAATCTCCCGTTTGATGGATTGGATAGCATCGATCACTATCGGAAacagactctttgccgagtgtctaaagcACTCGGTAAAGCCTAGAAAACACTTGACGAAGGTTTTGCCGATACTCGGCGAAGAAGTCTCGGAGAACTATACATCGACAACGGCTTCTTTGCCGATtaatttttatcgggcactcgtcaAAGAAAAGTCGCCGTCACAGCGGCCGGTAACGGAGACGGAGCTTTAGCCgagttgtaagtgcaatcaaccctaattaaaggttttggtgattaaatgacaaaacaaacagagattctaacaagtttgctcctagcatataTACAGTTAttttacagacaggagaagcacaaatCATATGAGTATGCAAATataaaagcacagcggatttaaattcTACATCATATAGCGCGCTCCAAGTGCTTGGGAACAACAACAATTTgtattttataattcttgagtcatagaaaTCGCGGTTCAATTTAGAGGGGTCCACAATAGTTAAGTAAGTTATGCGATGAGCTCAGTCCAAACTTTTTCAAATCCTCTGAGAAAATATTTTactagatcatgaatgctcttggaaAAACCACTTTCACTCCCCACTAAAGTTTCACCTTGGTTCACCTcagttttctcaaaatctgtcCATCAATttcggaaaccggttcaaccggaccttCTCTCACCTTCTAACCTGCCAGTCAATtctgtcagaaaaagtcgtgtgcggagtttttcaaaaaccggttcaaccggatttgagttcggctcaaccgaatttgggaccggtcgagtctccggctgagtcccTCAGTGAACGGAGAactccctggtggaaaccggttcaaccggttttgagtcCACttttcccaacggctgccagcttttggggaatcctttatatacccccacacactctctctcttcattcacttcTGCCCTCTCCACGATTTTTTGGCTGACCAACCTCCAAACAAGGGCATTcaattcacctctcacacccgaatTCGCATCGCCTTCAAtcgtttgaaggacccttggtgtcagGTGAAGTCGATCTAACTCGCTGTTGAGTTCATCTTGATtctctctgaaagggaaatagggtcaaaccttttcctatatgaattttggtggttgaattgcccaacacaaacaattggactaactagtttgctctagattatgagttctacaggtgccaaaggttcaacacaaaccaataaaaagtccaagaaagggttcaaatacaaagagccaaagacaaccgaaggctgccttggtctggcgcaccggactgtccggtgtgccaccggacagtgtccggtgtgccagggaggatcaactcaaacttgccaacttcgggaattcggggagccactccgctataattcaccggactgtccggtgtgccagcggagcaacggctacttcacgccaacggtcgtctgcgaaggaacagtgaaacgctacagtgcgcgtagaagtcagagcaggcatcagaaggcgcaccggacagtgaacagtgactgtccggtgcaccaccggactgtccggtggccccacttgtcagagctccaacgatcgaaccctaacggttgggtgacgtggctagcgcaccggactgtccggtgcgccatacgacagcagcccctcccaacggccactttggtggttagggctataaatacccccaaccaccacccattcaaagcatccaagtttttagccattgcattcaatacaagagctctagacttcactccaagacacaaacaaagagatcaaatcctctcccaagtccaaagatcattccaatcaaatagtgactagtgagagagtgatatttgtgttcttttgagttcttgcgcttggatcgctttcttccctcctcatttcttgttctcaagtgttttgtaaccaaggcaagagacaccaagtgtgtggtggtccttgcggggtctaagtgacccatgagataaggagaaagctcactcagtctaagtgaccgattgagagagggaaagggttgaaagagacccggtctttgtgaccacctcaacggggagtaggtttgcaagaaccgaacctcggtaaaataaatcaccgtgccatccgctctatttctttggttgatttgtttccaCCCTCTCTTttagactcgtttatatttctaacgctaaccccggcttgtagttgtgcttaaagtttataaatttcagattcctcctattcacccccctctaggcgactttcaattggtatgagagcccggtacttcattagagcttaaccgctcgaagtgatgtcgggagatcacgccaagaaggaggtcatgaccggcgagaagcccgctacaagccatgggaaggctccatcaagggagtccggctccAAAGGAAAGGGAGAGTCAACCTCCCACAACAAGTCGCAtcgaagtggcgacaagaagaagaagatgaagaaggtggtctactacgagaccgatttttcatcgccatctacctccggctccgacgcgtcgtccgtcacttctaagcgccatgagcgcaagaagtttagtaagatccccctacgctaccctcgcatttctaaacgtactccattactttccgttccattaggcaaaccactggtttttgacggtgaagattataacatgtcgagtgataaaatgaggcatcacctaacctcactccacactagcatttgggatgttgttgagattggagtataggtaccatcaccgggggatgaagattatgattcgaacgaagttgcccaaatccggtgtcacacccggccttaaggaacaaagccaggtgcatctcatacatgcgccaagaagacaacatatataataacagagtgtatagagataaatgtcgtaaaacatcagagtatttattacatagcggaagacttattacaaaataaaataataaagataaaacgaactaaggatcgtcggcgccaatgtcaactgagaaacgccacctagatcagatcatactcctcgccttgtggctcctcctgaaccacctgctcttctcctgtgggggggggggggtgtgagacagcaagggtgagctcacacatgatcatagctcaacaagttgtggggaaccagtggacataaactcacaaaggtgtgagttcatgtgatgtgtaaggctaatcaatgataggggttaaagctgagcattgcttttaagtagttggtccaaattttattagcaattactaagtgtaagtaaataccaaaccataaataaagtaatagaacaaaattaataat
This portion of the Zea mays cultivar B73 chromosome 2, Zm-B73-REFERENCE-NAM-5.0, whole genome shotgun sequence genome encodes:
- the LOC103648367 gene encoding receptor-like serine/threonine-protein kinase SD1-8; the protein is MTRLLCLTALTIFPIILCLTTSAAVTASDTLDSGSNITDGATLVSAGGSFTLGFFSPTGVPTKRYLGIWFTASPEAICWVANRETFLSNTSGGVLVIGSTGSLRLLDGSGRTAWSSVDSTSSSAPPVVAQAQLLESGNLVVRDQSGRDVLWQSFDHPSNTLLAGMRFGKDPRTGAEWFLTSWRASNDPTPGGYRRVLDTRGGLLDSVSWKGSVKKYRTGPWNGLWFSGIPETASYKDMYSTQLVVRPDEIAYVFNTAAGAPFCRLVLNEVGMVQQLGWDPVSRVWNVFTQAPRDVCDNYAKCGAFGLCDVKSGSTLFCSCAVGFSPVNPSQWSMRETRGGCRRNVPLECGNGTTTDGFKMVRAVKLPDTDNATVDMGATLEQCRARCLANCSCVAYAAADIRGGGGGHGCVMWTDAIVDVRYVGKGQDIYLRLAKSELVEKKRNVVIIILPLVTACLLALMGMLLVWIWRKHKLRGKRRSMDDIQHKTIVRHLDETNTLGDENLDLPFFSFGDIVSATNNFAEENMLGEGGFGKVYKGILGEDRVVAIKRLSQGSGQGIDEFRNEVVLIAKLQHRNLVRLLGCCIHGDEKLLVYEYLPNKSLDSFIFDAARKNALDWPTRFRIIKGISRGVLYLHQDSRLTIVHRDLKTSNILLDADMNPKISDFGIARIFGGNQQEANTTRVVGTYGYMSPEYAMDGAFSVMSDTYSLGVILLEIVSGLKITSTHSTSFPSLLAYAWSLWNGGRAMDLVDSSLLESCSASEAMRCIHIGLLCVQDNPNSRPLMSTVVFMLENETTLLSIPKQPLCFSQWYLEAQATGENTNSSMNSTSVSVLEGR